The region GGGGCGGCGTCGGTCCGATCGACTGGGCCACCATGCAGCGCCGCGCCACCAAACTGTTGGCGAAGCTCGATCTGCACATCGACGTGCAAAAGCCCTTGTCCGCATATCCGCTGGCGATCCAGCAGATGGTGGCGATTTCCCGCGCCGTGAGCGTGTCGGCCAGCGTGCTGATCCTCGACGAGCCGACCTCCAGCCTGGACGAGGCGGAAGTGCAATTGCTGTTCAAGGTCTTGCGCAGCCTGCGCGACGAAGGCATGGCGATCCTGTTCGTCACGCATTTCCTCGACCAGACCTATGAAATCTCCGATCGCATCACGGTGCTGCGCAACGGCGTGCGCGAAGGCGAATACGCCGCCAGCGAATTGTCGCGCCTCGATCTGGTCAACAAGATGGTGGGCGTGCCGGTTGACGCCACCGCCGCCGGCGAGGCGCTGGCCGACCATGCCGACATCACGCCGGCCGCCAACGCCGGCGAGATATTCCTGCAGGCGCGGGAGCTGGCACGCAAAGGCGCGCTGGCGCCACAGGACTTCGACCTGCGCGCCGGTGAAGTATTCGGCTTGTGCGGCCTACTCGGCTCCGGCCGCACCGAGACCGCACGCTTGCTGTTCGGCGCGGACAAGGCCGACGGCGGCGAGATCAGCATCAAGGGCAAGCCGGTGAAATTCTCCACGCCGCGCGACGCCATCGCCGCCGGCATCGGCTTCTGTTCCGAAGACCGCAAGAAGGAGGGCACCATCCTCGATTTGTCGGTACGCGAAAACATCATCCTCGCGCTGCAGGCTCGCAACGGCTTGCTGCACGTGATTCCGCGCAAGCGCCAGCAGCAGCTCGCGGCCGACTACGTCAAATGGCTGGGTATCAAGACCGCCGACATCGAAACCCCGATCGGCTTGCTGTCCGGCGGCAACCAGCAGAAGGCCTTGCTGGCGCGCTGGCTGGCGACCGATCCTGACATGCTGATCCTGGACGAACCGACGCGCGGCATCGATGTGCGCGCCAAACAGGAGATCATGGACTACGTCATGGCCTTGTGCCGCAAGGGCATGTCGATTCTTTTCATTTCTTCCGAGATCCCGGAAGTGCTACGCTGTAGCGACCGCATGCTGGTGCTGCGCGATCGCCGCGGCTGCGGCGAGTACCTGCGCGGCGAGCTTGACGACGCCTCGGTGCTGCAGGTGATTGCGGGCGAGAATGTAGGAGCATCAGCGTGAGCGCATCAATGAATTCCAATCTGGTTTCCAATCGCACTGCCTTTTCGGGCGCCGCCGCCAACCGCCTGCGACGCGCCTTGTTTCATCCCCTGAGCCGGCCGCTGGGCGCGCTGGCGGTACTGCTGCTGATCGACTTCTTCATGATCCCGGGTTTCTTCCGCATTGAGATGAAGGATGGCCATCTGTACGGCAGCGTGATCGATATCGTCAACCGCGCGGCGCCGCTGATGCTGGCGGCGCTGGGCATGACGCTGGTGATCGCCACGCGCGGCATCGACATTTCGGTCGGCGCGGTGGTGGCGATTTCGGGCACGATTGCGGCGATGCTGATCGGCGGCACCATGGTCGTCAACAACGGCGTGCCGGAATACGTCAGCAATATCCCGATGGGCTGGGCGCTGGCTGCCGCGCTCGGCGTGGCGCTGCTGTGCGGCGCGTGGAATGGCTTGCTGGTGGCGACGCTGGGCCTGCAACCGATCATCGCCACGCTGATCCTGATGGTGGCGGGGCGCGGGCTGGCGCAGCTGCTGACCGATGGCCAGATCATCACGGTGTACTACAAGCCGTTCTTCTATCTCGGCAGCGGTTACCTGTGGGGTTTGCCGTTCTCGCTGTTCATCGTCGCCGGCATGTTCGTGGTGCTCGCACTGCTGATGCGCAAGACCGCGCTGGGCCTGTTCATCCAGTCGGTCGGCATCAATCCGGTGGCGTCGCGGCTGGCCGGCATCCGCACCGCGGCGCTGATCTTTTTCGTCTACATCTTCTGCAGCCTGTGCGCCGGACTGGCCGGATTGATGATCAGCGCCAACATCAAGAGCGCCGACGCCAACAACGCCGGCCTGCTGCTCGAGCTGGACGCGATCCTGGCGGTGACGCTGGGCGGCACTTCGCTGGCTGGCGGCAAGTTCAGCCTGGTCGGCAGCGTGATCGGCGCGCTGATCATCCAGGCGCTGACGTACACGATCTATTCATTGGGCGTGCCGCCGGAAGTCAACATGGTGGTCAAGTCGGTGGTGGTGTTCCTGGTCTGTCTGTCGCAATCCCCGGAATTCCGCCGTCTGCGTTTGTTCAAATCCGGCAACCAAGCCTGATGTCCAGGGAAAATCAAGGAAAAATCCAGGAAAAATCATGAAGAATTTTCGCTCTTTTTTTCACCATCTGCTGGCTACGCCGTACTTCACCTCGCTGGTCACCGTCGCCTTGCTGGTGGTGCTGTTTGCGATGGGCTCGGTTGCCTACGACGGTTTCTTTTCGGTGCAGGTGGTGTTGAACCTGCTGATCGACAACGCCTTCCTGCTGGTGATCGGCATCGGCATGACCTTCGTGATCCTGTCCGGCGGCATCGACCTGTCGGTCGGTTCGGTGCTGGCGTTGACCACGATGATCTCGGCCTATCTGCTGCAGTCGTGGCATTGGCATCCGCTGCTGGTGATCGTCTGCGTGCTGGTGCTGGGCGGCCTGTTCGGCGCGGCGATGGGGGGGCTGATCCATTTTTTCAAGCTGCAGCCGTTCATCGTCACGCTGGCCGGGATGTTCCTGGCGCGCGGCCTGTGTTATCTGATCAGCATCAATTCCATCACCATCGACGATCCGCTGTATGTGGCGATGTCGCAGACGCGGCTGGAGTTCGGTGACGCCTTCATCTCGCCCAGCGTGGCGATTGCCCTGCTGATGCTGGCGCTGGCGATCTACCTGGCGCATTACACGCGCTTCGGCCGTGCCGTCTACGCCGTTGGCGGCAATGAGCAGTCGGCGCTGCTGATGGGTTTGCCGGTGGGGCGCACCAAGGTCGCGATTTATGCATTCAGCGGTTTCTGCGCGGCGCTGGCGGGTGTATTGTTCTCGTTCTACATGCTGTCCGGCTACGGCCTGCATGCGCAGGGCACCGAACTCGACGCCATCGCTGCGGTGGTCATCGGCGGTACCTTGCTGACGGGTGGTTACGGCTATGTGGCCGGCACCCTGACCGGGGTGCTGATCCTGGGCGTGATCCAGACGCTGATCGCCTTCGACGGTACGCTCAGTTCGTGGTGGACCAAGATTGTGATTGGCGTGCTGCTGTTCGTGTTTTGCCTGGCGCAGCGCCTGATGTCGATGGGCGCTGCCAAGGCGGCAGATGCGAATGGCGCCGCGGTTGCCGTCAAGCCGTCCGCGCAGGCGGCTTGAGGCATGTGGAAAGGGCAAAAAACGGCAGACGCGAGTCCTGCCGTTTGCGCAGAACTGATGTTGAAAACAATATGGGTTTTAGCAAAAAAATCATTAGAAATGTATTGGTTTAATGATTATCGTAGAGGCCTTGCAAAACATCGGGCGTTCCCCGCGCGTTGAGAGATGTTTTGCATTGCCAGTAAAACAACAAACATTTAGGAGACGAGAAGTATGAAACTCAAATCGGTATTGGCCGGGCTGACGCTTGGCCTGAGCATGGGTCTGATGGCAGTCAGCGCGCAAGTGAGCGCCCAGACCAAGGGCCTGATCGGTATCTCCATGCCGACCAAGTCGTCGGCGCGCTGGATTGCCGACGGCAACAACATGGTCAAGGTATTCAAGGAAAAGGGCTACCAGACCGACCTGCAATACGCGGAAGACGACATCCCGAATCAGCTGGCGCAGATCGAAAACATGGTGACCAAGGGCGTTAAAGTGCTGGTCATCGCGGCGATCGACGGCACCACGCTGTCCGACGTGCTGCAAAAAGCCGCCGACAAGGGCATCAAGGTCATCGCTTATGATCGCCTGATCCGCAACTCGAAGAACGTCGACTACTATGCGACTTTCGACAACTACCAGGTCGGCGTGCTGCAAGCTTCCTACATCGAAAAGGCGCTGGACCTGAAGTCCGGCAAGGGCCCGTTCAACATCGAACTGTTCGGCGGTTCGGCTGACGACAACAACGCCTTCTTCTTCTACAACGGCGCCATGTCGGTCCTGAAGCCATACATCGACAAGGGCAAGCTGGTCGTGCGCAGCAAGCAAATGGGCATGGACAAGGTCGCAACCCTGCGTTGGGACGGCGCTACTGCGCAAGCCCGCATGGACAACCTGTTGAGCGCCTACTACGGCAATGCCCACGTCGACGCAGTGCTGTCGCCGTATGACGGCATCAGCATCGGCATCATCTCCTCGCTCAAGGGCGTCGGCTACGGTACGCCGAAGCTGCCGATGCCGGTCGTGACCGGCCAGGATGCGGAAGTGCCTTCGGTCAAGTCCATCATCCGCGGCGAACAGCGTTCGACCATCTTCAAGGACACGCGTGAGCTGGCGAAGGTCACCGTTTCCATGGTGGACGCCGTGTTGTCGGGCAAAGCGCCAACCATCAACGACACCAAGACCTACAACAACGGCGTGAAGGTTATCCCTTCGTACCTGTTGAAGCCGGTCAGCGTTGACGCCAGCAACTGGAAAGAAGTGCTGGTCGGCAGCGGCTACTACACCGAAGCGCAAGTGAAGTAATCCACTTGTTGCGCTGAGTGAGCACGGTCCGGCCGGCGCAAGCCGGCAGGACAAAAAAGCAACCCCGCGCCGCGCGCGCGGGGTTGGTGTTTCCGGAGGCGGCGTTGTTGCAGCTGCAGCAGCGCCGGCCGGGGACCAGGATAGCGGCCCGCAGCATCCCACCACAACGGCAGGCCGGAGCAGAAGAAGAGGTCAGAACACATGAGTACAATTCTGGAAATGCGCGGAATTGAAAAGACATTCCCAGGTGTCAAGGCGCTCAACAACGTCAACCTGGCAGTGCGCACCGGCGAAATCCACGCCGTGGTCGGCGAGAACGGCGCCGGCAAATCCACCCTGATGAAAGTGCTGAGCGGCGTTTATCCGCACGGAAGCTATTCCGGCGACATCATCTATCAGGGGCAGACCCGCGAATTCAAGGATATCGTCGACAGCGAAAGCGTCGGCATCATCATCATCCATCAGGAGCTGGCCCTGGTGCCGCTGCTGTCGATTACCGAAAATCTTTTCCTCGGCAACGAGCAGGCCAGCGGCGGCGTGATCGACTGGGAGCAGTCGTACGCCAAAGCCAAGGAACTGCTGGCCAAGGTCGGCCTGAAGGATCCGCCGTCGACGCTGATCACCAACCTCGGCGTCGGCAAGCAACAACTCATCGAGATCGCCAAGGCCTTGTCGAAAGAGGTCAAGCTGCTGATCCTCGACGAACCGACCGCCAGCCTCAACGAAAGCGACAGCGACGCCTTGCTCGAACTGCTGCTGGAACTCAAGGCGCAGGGCATTTCATCGATCCTGATTTCGCACAAGCTGAACGAGATTTCCAAGGTCGCCGATTCGATCACCGTGCTGCGCGATGGCGCCACGGTCGATACCTTCGATTGCCGCAAGGAAGAGATCAGCGAAGACCGCATCATCCAGAACATGGTCGGCCGCGAGATGGCGGATCGCTATCCCAAGCGCGAGCCGCATATCGGCGAGACCATTTTCGAAGTCAGGCAGTGGCGCGTGCATCATCCCATTCATCCCGATCGCGTGGTGATCAAGGACATTGACTTCAACGTGCGCAAGGGCGAAATCGTCGGCATCGCCGGTCTGATGGGCGCCGGCCGCACCGAGCTGGCCAAGAGCATCTTCGGTCGCGCCTATGGCGCCAAGATCAGCGGCGAAGTGCATTTGCACGGCAAGAAGATCGACGTCGGCACCATCCAGAAAGCCATCAACCACGGCATCGCCTACGTCACGGAAGACCGCAAGGGCGACGGCCTGGTGCTGGACGAAGACATCAAGAAGAACATCTCGCTGGCCAACCTGGGCGCGATTTCCGACAAGTCGGTGATCGACGAGGCGCGCGAGTTCAAGGTCGCTGCCGACTTCCGCACCAAGATGCGGATCCGCTGCTCGAGCGTGCTGCAAAAGGTCGTGAACCTGTCCGGCGGCAATCAGCAAAAGGTGGTGCTCAGCAAATGGCTGTTTTCGAATCCGGAAGTGCTGATCCTCGACGAGCCGACGCGCGGCATCGACGTCGGCGCCAAGTTCGAGATCTATACGCTGATCAACCAGCTGGCCGCAGAAGGAAAATGCATCATCATGATCTCGTCGGAAATGCCGGAACTGCTCGGCATGTGCGACCGGATCTATGTCATGAACGAAGGGCAGTTCGTCGGCCAATACACGGCGGCGGAAGCATCGCAGGAAAAAATCATGCGTTCCATCGTAAGGAACGAGAGGATTGTGAAGAATGGAGAACAATGAAATGAGCAAGACACCTACGCTCGACGCGGTCCCTGAAGCCAAGCGGGAATATGCCGGCTTCCTCAAGAACAACATG is a window of Herbaspirillum hiltneri N3 DNA encoding:
- a CDS encoding sugar ABC transporter ATP-binding protein — its product is MSNAMSPSTTAIGAEPALELIGIHKSFTGVKALSDVGLRLYPGEVHTLMGQNGAGKSTLIKVLTGVYTPDDGHILLRGRSIRPGSTLEAQQLGISTVYQEVNLCPNLTVAENIFIGRYPRKWGGVGPIDWATMQRRATKLLAKLDLHIDVQKPLSAYPLAIQQMVAISRAVSVSASVLILDEPTSSLDEAEVQLLFKVLRSLRDEGMAILFVTHFLDQTYEISDRITVLRNGVREGEYAASELSRLDLVNKMVGVPVDATAAGEALADHADITPAANAGEIFLQARELARKGALAPQDFDLRAGEVFGLCGLLGSGRTETARLLFGADKADGGEISIKGKPVKFSTPRDAIAAGIGFCSEDRKKEGTILDLSVRENIILALQARNGLLHVIPRKRQQQLAADYVKWLGIKTADIETPIGLLSGGNQQKALLARWLATDPDMLILDEPTRGIDVRAKQEIMDYVMALCRKGMSILFISSEIPEVLRCSDRMLVLRDRRGCGEYLRGELDDASVLQVIAGENVGASA
- a CDS encoding ABC transporter permease, translated to MSASMNSNLVSNRTAFSGAAANRLRRALFHPLSRPLGALAVLLLIDFFMIPGFFRIEMKDGHLYGSVIDIVNRAAPLMLAALGMTLVIATRGIDISVGAVVAISGTIAAMLIGGTMVVNNGVPEYVSNIPMGWALAAALGVALLCGAWNGLLVATLGLQPIIATLILMVAGRGLAQLLTDGQIITVYYKPFFYLGSGYLWGLPFSLFIVAGMFVVLALLMRKTALGLFIQSVGINPVASRLAGIRTAALIFFVYIFCSLCAGLAGLMISANIKSADANNAGLLLELDAILAVTLGGTSLAGGKFSLVGSVIGALIIQALTYTIYSLGVPPEVNMVVKSVVVFLVCLSQSPEFRRLRLFKSGNQA
- the yjfF gene encoding galactofuranose ABC transporter, permease protein YjfF produces the protein MKNFRSFFHHLLATPYFTSLVTVALLVVLFAMGSVAYDGFFSVQVVLNLLIDNAFLLVIGIGMTFVILSGGIDLSVGSVLALTTMISAYLLQSWHWHPLLVIVCVLVLGGLFGAAMGGLIHFFKLQPFIVTLAGMFLARGLCYLISINSITIDDPLYVAMSQTRLEFGDAFISPSVAIALLMLALAIYLAHYTRFGRAVYAVGGNEQSALLMGLPVGRTKVAIYAFSGFCAALAGVLFSFYMLSGYGLHAQGTELDAIAAVVIGGTLLTGGYGYVAGTLTGVLILGVIQTLIAFDGTLSSWWTKIVIGVLLFVFCLAQRLMSMGAAKAADANGAAVAVKPSAQAA
- the chvE gene encoding multiple monosaccharide ABC transporter substrate-binding protein, whose amino-acid sequence is MKLKSVLAGLTLGLSMGLMAVSAQVSAQTKGLIGISMPTKSSARWIADGNNMVKVFKEKGYQTDLQYAEDDIPNQLAQIENMVTKGVKVLVIAAIDGTTLSDVLQKAADKGIKVIAYDRLIRNSKNVDYYATFDNYQVGVLQASYIEKALDLKSGKGPFNIELFGGSADDNNAFFFYNGAMSVLKPYIDKGKLVVRSKQMGMDKVATLRWDGATAQARMDNLLSAYYGNAHVDAVLSPYDGISIGIISSLKGVGYGTPKLPMPVVTGQDAEVPSVKSIIRGEQRSTIFKDTRELAKVTVSMVDAVLSGKAPTINDTKTYNNGVKVIPSYLLKPVSVDASNWKEVLVGSGYYTEAQVK
- the mmsA gene encoding multiple monosaccharide ABC transporter ATP-binding protein, with protein sequence MSTILEMRGIEKTFPGVKALNNVNLAVRTGEIHAVVGENGAGKSTLMKVLSGVYPHGSYSGDIIYQGQTREFKDIVDSESVGIIIIHQELALVPLLSITENLFLGNEQASGGVIDWEQSYAKAKELLAKVGLKDPPSTLITNLGVGKQQLIEIAKALSKEVKLLILDEPTASLNESDSDALLELLLELKAQGISSILISHKLNEISKVADSITVLRDGATVDTFDCRKEEISEDRIIQNMVGREMADRYPKREPHIGETIFEVRQWRVHHPIHPDRVVIKDIDFNVRKGEIVGIAGLMGAGRTELAKSIFGRAYGAKISGEVHLHGKKIDVGTIQKAINHGIAYVTEDRKGDGLVLDEDIKKNISLANLGAISDKSVIDEAREFKVAADFRTKMRIRCSSVLQKVVNLSGGNQQKVVLSKWLFSNPEVLILDEPTRGIDVGAKFEIYTLINQLAAEGKCIIMISSEMPELLGMCDRIYVMNEGQFVGQYTAAEASQEKIMRSIVRNERIVKNGEQ